A stretch of Eubalaena glacialis isolate mEubGla1 chromosome 10, mEubGla1.1.hap2.+ XY, whole genome shotgun sequence DNA encodes these proteins:
- the LOC133100107 gene encoding LOW QUALITY PROTEIN: ATP synthase subunit a-like (The sequence of the model RefSeq protein was modified relative to this genomic sequence to represent the inferred CDS: substituted 2 bases at 2 genomic stop codons): MNENLFAPFITPVIVGIPITTLIIILPSILFPTPNRLINNRTISIQQXLTKLTSKQLISTHSPKGQTXSLILISLFLFIASTNLLGILPHSFTPTTQLSMNVGIAIPLWAGTVFTGFRNKTKISLAHLLPQGTPTFLIPMLVIIETISLFIQPVALAVRLTANITAGHLLIHLIGEATLALINISLFTTLITFIILTLLTILEFAVALIQAYVFTLLVSLYLHDNT, from the coding sequence ATGAACGAAAATCTATTTGCCCCTTTCATAACCCCAGTTATAGTAGGTATTCCTATCACCACCCTAATTATTATCCTCCCATCCATTTTATTCCCAACACCAAACCGACTAATCAACAACCGCACAATCTCTATCCAACAATGATTAACCAAACTAACATCAAAACAACTAATAAGTACGCATAGCCCTAAAGGACAAACCTGATCTCTAATACTTATTTCATTATTCCTATTTATTGCCTCCACCAATCTCCTTGGAATATTACCCCACTCATTCACACCCACCACACAACTCTCAATGAATGTAGGAATAGCCATCCCCCTATGGGCTGGCACTGTTTTTACTGGATTtcgcaacaaaacaaaaatatccttAGCACACCTACTACCACAAGGCACACCCACCTTTCTTATTCCTATGCTAGTAATTATCGAAACTATTAGCCTATTCATTCAACCAGTAGCATTGGCCGTACGACTAACTGCCAACATTACAGCAGGTCACCTACTAATACATTTAATTGGAGAAGCAACCCTTGCACTAATAAATATCAGCCTATTTACAACCCTTATCACCTTTATTATTCTTACTCTATTAACCATCCTTGAATTCGCTGTCGCCTTAATCCAAGCCTACGTATTCACCCTCCTAGTAAGCCTATACCTCCATGATAACACATAA